In Candidatus Roseilinea sp., one DNA window encodes the following:
- a CDS encoding ABC transporter ATP-binding protein: MGTNGNKSEDLLEVKNLQKYFPIKGGILQRTVGYVKAVDGVSFTVKKGETLGLVGESGCGKTTVGRTILRLTPATGGSVIFEGQDVFKLNSSQLKALRRDMQIIFQDPYSSLDPRMPVGESVGEGLLVHGMRDAKKRNEIVIEMLRKVGLEDYHARRYPHEFSGGQRQRIGIARALALRPKFIVCDEPVSALDVSIQSQVLNILKDLQAEFGLTYLFIAHNLSVVEHISDRVGVMYLGKMVELTDRETLFRDPLHPYTKALLSAIPIPDPTVKRERMILQGDVPSPVNPPSGCRFHTRCPFAVDICKTVEPPLEELKPGHMVACHVAKEQVAEQKRAMGPGTAVATPTS; this comes from the coding sequence ATGGGCACGAACGGCAATAAGTCAGAAGACCTGCTCGAGGTGAAGAACCTCCAGAAGTATTTCCCGATCAAGGGCGGCATCCTTCAGCGCACCGTTGGATACGTCAAAGCCGTAGATGGCGTGTCCTTCACGGTGAAGAAGGGTGAGACGTTGGGCTTGGTGGGCGAATCGGGCTGCGGCAAAACCACGGTCGGTCGCACGATCCTGCGCCTGACGCCGGCCACCGGTGGCTCGGTGATCTTCGAGGGGCAGGACGTGTTCAAGCTGAACAGCAGCCAGCTCAAGGCGCTGCGCCGCGACATGCAGATCATCTTCCAAGATCCGTATTCGTCGCTCGACCCGCGCATGCCGGTGGGCGAGAGCGTCGGCGAGGGGTTGCTGGTGCATGGCATGCGCGACGCCAAGAAGCGCAACGAGATCGTCATCGAGATGCTGCGCAAGGTCGGTCTGGAGGACTATCACGCGCGGCGCTATCCGCATGAGTTCTCCGGCGGCCAGCGCCAGCGCATCGGCATCGCCCGCGCCCTGGCTTTGCGCCCCAAGTTCATCGTGTGCGATGAGCCGGTATCCGCATTGGATGTGTCCATCCAGTCACAGGTCTTGAACATCCTCAAAGACTTACAAGCCGAGTTCGGCCTGACCTACCTCTTCATCGCCCACAACCTCAGCGTGGTGGAGCACATCAGCGACCGCGTCGGCGTAATGTACCTCGGCAAGATGGTCGAGCTGACCGACCGGGAGACGCTCTTTCGCGACCCGCTCCATCCCTACACCAAGGCGCTGCTCTCGGCCATCCCGATCCCCGATCCAACGGTCAAGCGCGAGCGCATGATCCTGCAAGGCGATGTGCCGTCGCCGGTCAACCCACCCAGCGGCTGCCGCTTTCACACCCGTTGCCCGTTCGCGGTGGACATTTGCAAGACGGTCGAGCCGCCCCTCGAGGAGCTGAAGCCCGGCCACATGGTGGCCTGCCACGTGGCGAAGGAGCAGGTAGCGGAGCAAAAGCGCGCGATGGGCCCCGGCACGGCCGTTGCGACGCCCACATCATAG